Proteins from a single region of Sporosarcina sp. P33:
- a CDS encoding RimK family alpha-L-glutamate ligase: MRNCWVIYNGSLTSDKFADQARLIQEAAERAGIQATLLKNYEVHMNLQKPIENTPDFVVFLDKDTLLAQYIKQAGIPVFNDPEVIETCDNKAKQYLELAKHGVAMPKTIIAPKVYPNFTIADSGYYEQVLETLGLPLIIKEGHGSFGMKVYLIETKEAFREKVDELRGVDYVFQEFIETSRGRDVRVNIVGDQIIAAMYRHSETDFRANITNGGVAEVVELTEQQKFLSLEAAKAVGAEFAGVDLLFGPNEQPLVCEVNGAAHIRNLLNVTGINVADAMISYILEKLK; encoded by the coding sequence TTGAGAAATTGTTGGGTAATATATAATGGCAGTCTGACGAGCGATAAGTTTGCCGATCAGGCGCGGCTCATACAGGAAGCAGCAGAACGGGCAGGAATTCAAGCGACTCTGTTAAAAAACTACGAAGTGCATATGAATCTCCAAAAACCAATCGAGAATACACCTGATTTTGTCGTCTTCCTCGATAAAGACACGCTGCTTGCGCAGTATATAAAACAGGCGGGCATCCCTGTTTTCAATGATCCGGAAGTAATCGAAACATGCGACAATAAAGCGAAGCAGTATTTGGAGCTTGCGAAGCATGGTGTCGCGATGCCAAAAACAATTATTGCGCCGAAAGTGTATCCGAACTTCACGATTGCTGACAGCGGTTATTATGAACAAGTGCTCGAAACACTCGGATTACCGCTGATTATTAAAGAAGGTCACGGTTCATTTGGCATGAAAGTATATTTGATTGAGACGAAAGAAGCGTTTCGTGAAAAAGTGGACGAACTGCGCGGAGTCGATTATGTTTTTCAGGAGTTCATCGAGACGAGCAGAGGACGGGATGTGCGCGTCAATATTGTCGGTGATCAAATTATTGCTGCAATGTACCGCCATTCTGAGACGGACTTCCGTGCCAATATTACAAACGGCGGTGTTGCGGAAGTCGTGGAGCTGACTGAACAACAGAAATTTCTATCGCTCGAAGCAGCCAAAGCAGTCGGTGCAGAATTCGCAGGTGTGGATTTATTATTCGGTCCGAATGAACAGCCGCTCGTCTGTGAAGTAAACGGCGCAGCGCATATACGCAACCTTTTAAACGTCACGGGCATCAATGTGGCTGATGCGATGATTTCGTACATACTGGAGAAGCTGAAATGA
- a CDS encoding RimK family alpha-L-glutamate ligase, with protein MKGIVYYSEQEAKRNSAFIEELVKESASLGIELKLLTETPAEPADFILFRDRDPRLSLALERAGYRLFNRARVQEIANDKLRTFELAALLGIPAVPTFRADQLPPLPCVMKTRAGHGGSEVFLCETAQQAEDVLARYPTEELIAQPFIESSATDIRVFMLGNEVLGAVKRKGAKDSFKSNYTLGGTVEKYTLNETETKQVQTISRAISSDYIGIDFIIPNTGGWLLNEIEDPVGARSLYVTHDFSVAGKLLEYVKNQLEK; from the coding sequence ATGAAAGGCATCGTTTATTACAGCGAACAGGAAGCAAAGCGAAATTCCGCGTTCATCGAGGAATTAGTAAAAGAATCAGCTTCACTTGGCATTGAATTAAAACTGCTGACTGAAACACCTGCGGAACCGGCCGATTTCATTCTATTCCGTGACCGCGATCCCCGGCTGTCTTTGGCATTGGAACGAGCGGGCTATCGTCTGTTCAACCGGGCACGTGTGCAAGAGATCGCAAATGATAAATTGCGCACATTCGAGCTTGCTGCATTACTTGGTATACCGGCCGTCCCTACTTTTCGTGCGGATCAGCTTCCTCCTTTGCCTTGCGTAATGAAAACACGCGCAGGTCACGGCGGCAGTGAAGTTTTTCTTTGCGAAACCGCACAGCAGGCAGAAGACGTTCTAGCACGGTACCCTACCGAAGAATTGATTGCGCAGCCGTTCATTGAATCCAGCGCAACAGACATCAGGGTTTTCATGCTCGGCAATGAGGTTCTCGGTGCGGTAAAACGAAAAGGTGCCAAAGATTCTTTCAAATCCAACTACACGCTCGGCGGCACAGTGGAAAAGTATACGCTGAACGAGACTGAAACCAAACAAGTCCAAACGATTTCCCGGGCAATTTCCAGTGACTATATCGGCATTGATTTCATCATTCCGAACACTGGCGGCTGGCTGCTGAATGAAATTGAAGATCCAGTCGGTGCGCGGTCGCTGTATGTTACACACGACTTTTCAGTTGCCGGGAAACTGCTCGAATATGTAAAAAACCAGCTAGAGAAGTGA
- a CDS encoding helix-turn-helix domain-containing protein, translated as MDTSKVGELIYSLRKEKGLTQKQLADQLHISDRTISKWERGYGCPDVTLLPSLSELLGVNIENILDGELLSNEFIGGNMKKSKYFVCPTCNNIVMATGDITLSCCGRKLEALEAKKAAAEEKLSIEEIDNERYISSSHPMTKDHYISFIAFATGDQVQIIKQYPEWSFQTRIPNRKHGTLLWYDTQAGLYYQYI; from the coding sequence ATGGATACGAGTAAAGTTGGAGAGCTAATTTACAGCTTGCGCAAAGAAAAAGGACTTACGCAGAAACAGCTGGCAGACCAATTGCATATATCAGATCGGACGATTTCAAAGTGGGAGCGCGGATATGGCTGTCCTGATGTCACATTGCTCCCCAGTCTATCTGAGCTGTTAGGCGTCAATATAGAAAATATTTTGGACGGTGAATTACTGTCCAATGAATTCATAGGAGGAAATATGAAAAAATCAAAGTACTTTGTCTGTCCGACATGCAATAACATCGTCATGGCAACGGGCGACATCACCTTATCCTGCTGCGGCAGAAAACTGGAAGCTTTAGAAGCGAAGAAAGCTGCTGCTGAAGAAAAGCTGTCTATTGAAGAAATAGATAACGAGCGTTATATTTCCAGCAGCCATCCGATGACAAAAGATCATTATATCTCCTTTATCGCATTCGCCACCGGTGATCAGGTGCAAATTATAAAACAATATCCTGAATGGAGTTTCCAGACACGTATTCCAAACCGGAAACACGGCACACTGTTATGGTACGATACACAAGCGGGATTATATTATCAGTATATCTAA
- a CDS encoding dienelactone hydrolase family protein yields the protein MLVLDNKSETCVIVLHEIYGVNQHIKGVCEILSSYQFDVICPDLLGRGMVYDYAQEKEAYQNFMEHAGITDGLHKVRELLADIQHKYTKIFILGFSVGATIAWLCSEEECVDGVVGYYGSRIREYTGIRPACPVLLYFAKTEKSFNVYELAPKLSQSNADVHICDGRHGFSDPYSSAYNEELAGRAFNKTLHFLQNS from the coding sequence ATGCTTGTACTGGACAATAAATCTGAGACGTGTGTCATCGTTCTTCATGAAATATACGGGGTTAATCAGCATATAAAAGGCGTGTGCGAAATACTTTCTTCTTATCAATTTGATGTGATTTGTCCTGATTTATTAGGGCGGGGAATGGTATATGATTACGCACAGGAGAAAGAGGCTTATCAAAATTTTATGGAGCACGCAGGTATTACCGACGGATTACATAAAGTTCGGGAGCTGTTAGCTGATATTCAGCATAAGTACACGAAAATATTTATCTTGGGCTTCAGTGTAGGGGCAACAATTGCCTGGCTTTGCAGCGAAGAGGAGTGTGTGGATGGGGTTGTTGGATATTACGGTTCCCGAATTCGGGAATATACCGGCATCAGACCTGCATGCCCCGTGTTACTATATTTCGCAAAAACGGAGAAGTCATTTAATGTGTATGAGCTGGCACCGAAATTAAGCCAGTCAAATGCAGATGTGCATATATGTGACGGCCGGCACGGATTCAGCGATCCCTATTCATCGGCTTATAATGAGGAACTGGCTGGAAGAGCATTCAATAAAACATTGCATTTCTTACAAAATAGCTGA
- a CDS encoding class I adenylate-forming enzyme family protein, producing the protein MDKSIGTVHSGLKVFAKNRANDVAVVCENQSLTFKELNLRVNALANSLIDLGIKKGDHIALYMRNCIEMVEIFYAISSAGAVLVPLNYMLDRENLAELINKSDAKYIFINQREYPKLEEIADKLEVINNKSIIVIESEANSLCINYEDLVESGSPEDPKVEVASEDLFAILFSSGTTSSPKGSKISHGTQVYRQLRTYIERSVSNNDVVLITVPMYYSIGFSFCLWPGMMGSKIVITKEFNTIKALELIEEHGVSQAFFVPTQYNTLLQEPSFDKFDLSSLRQLSSSGAPLSKELKNEIIARFNCKLFEFFGSTETASYIIMHPENVVNKTGSIGQQVNYMEVRLLNEQGKEVDIGEDGEFVVRGPLLFDGYYNQPEETAKSYLPGGWFCTGDMGKMDEEGYYYLLDRKKDMIISGGINIYSKDIEQVIQSHHSVFETAVVGIPDQKWGEAVKAFIVLHQEQSVSKDELMQYFNNKLARFQKIKEIEIITSLPRTASGKVLKRELRNYQYEHKK; encoded by the coding sequence ATGGATAAGTCAATAGGAACAGTGCATTCTGGATTGAAGGTTTTTGCTAAGAACAGGGCTAATGATGTAGCAGTTGTTTGTGAAAATCAATCTCTTACTTTCAAGGAACTAAATCTTCGAGTAAATGCATTAGCTAATTCTTTAATTGATTTAGGAATAAAAAAAGGTGATCATATTGCCTTGTATATGCGAAATTGTATTGAAATGGTTGAGATATTTTATGCGATTTCCAGCGCTGGCGCGGTCTTAGTGCCATTAAACTATATGTTGGATAGAGAGAATCTTGCAGAACTTATCAATAAGTCTGACGCTAAGTATATTTTTATTAATCAGAGAGAGTATCCGAAACTTGAAGAAATAGCCGACAAATTAGAAGTTATTAATAATAAATCCATTATAGTTATTGAATCTGAAGCTAATAGTCTGTGTATAAATTATGAGGATTTGGTTGAAAGCGGGTCCCCCGAAGATCCAAAGGTAGAAGTAGCATCAGAAGACTTATTTGCAATATTATTTTCGTCAGGAACAACTTCTAGCCCTAAGGGGAGTAAAATATCGCATGGAACACAAGTATACCGTCAATTACGAACCTATATTGAGAGATCTGTCAGTAATAACGATGTGGTATTAATCACCGTCCCGATGTATTATTCGATTGGATTTAGTTTTTGTCTTTGGCCTGGTATGATGGGATCGAAAATTGTGATTACAAAAGAGTTCAATACCATTAAGGCCTTGGAATTAATAGAGGAACATGGTGTATCGCAAGCCTTCTTCGTACCTACTCAATATAATACTCTATTACAAGAACCTAGCTTTGATAAATTTGATTTATCTTCTTTAAGACAGTTAAGCAGTTCTGGTGCACCATTATCTAAGGAGCTCAAAAATGAAATTATTGCAAGATTTAATTGTAAACTTTTTGAATTCTTTGGATCAACTGAAACTGCTTCATATATTATAATGCATCCCGAAAATGTTGTTAATAAAACTGGGAGCATTGGACAACAAGTAAATTATATGGAAGTTCGTCTTCTAAATGAACAGGGAAAAGAAGTTGATATAGGCGAAGATGGGGAATTTGTGGTTCGCGGTCCTTTATTGTTCGATGGGTATTATAATCAACCCGAGGAAACTGCTAAATCATATTTACCTGGAGGCTGGTTTTGTACTGGTGATATGGGTAAAATGGATGAAGAAGGATATTATTATTTACTAGATCGGAAAAAAGATATGATTATTAGTGGTGGTATCAATATATATTCTAAAGATATTGAGCAAGTGATTCAATCCCATCACAGTGTATTCGAAACGGCAGTTGTAGGTATTCCTGATCAAAAATGGGGAGAAGCTGTTAAAGCGTTTATTGTTTTGCATCAAGAACAAAGTGTATCTAAAGATGAACTGATGCAATACTTTAATAATAAGTTAGCAAGGTTCCAAAAAATCAAGGAAATTGAAATTATTACCTCGCTGCCACGTACGGCATCTGGAAAAGTCCTAAAACGTGAATTAAGGAATTATCAGTATGAACACAAGAAATGA
- a CDS encoding nitronate monooxygenase family protein: protein MEKVSRKELLEQTVLPVIVSPMFLVSSPRMVVEACKSGVIGTFPLLNARTEEDLEQWLKTIINDLKEIEQDDPKRKCAPWGVNLIVHKTNKRFEGDLEIIKKYKPPIVITSLGNPAPVVNVVQEYGGLVFSDVISIEHAKKAAKSGVDGLILVSNGAGGHGGTINPLAFVAEIKEFWDGITILAGCVSRGRDILAAKVLGADFVYMGTRFIATKETLASEEYQEMLVQSTVTDIIYTDAITGVKGNYLVPSIRNAGLDPDNLEGQKVYNVKKRTTEAKAWKNIWGAGQGVGSIKSIEPISHVVEELKKEYEQALYSLTAKS, encoded by the coding sequence TTGGAAAAAGTAAGTCGTAAAGAATTACTCGAACAAACAGTCTTACCTGTTATTGTCTCTCCGATGTTCCTCGTATCAAGTCCTAGGATGGTTGTTGAAGCTTGTAAATCTGGAGTAATTGGTACTTTTCCATTATTAAATGCTCGTACGGAAGAGGATTTAGAGCAATGGCTAAAGACAATTATCAATGATTTGAAAGAAATAGAACAAGATGATCCAAAAAGGAAATGTGCTCCATGGGGTGTTAATCTAATCGTTCATAAGACAAACAAACGTTTTGAAGGTGATTTGGAGATAATTAAGAAATATAAACCTCCAATTGTTATTACATCGCTAGGAAATCCAGCGCCAGTAGTGAATGTTGTACAGGAATATGGGGGGCTTGTATTTTCTGACGTTATTTCAATAGAACATGCAAAAAAGGCTGCTAAGTCGGGAGTAGATGGTTTAATACTAGTATCCAATGGAGCTGGTGGACACGGCGGGACAATTAACCCGCTTGCATTCGTTGCAGAGATAAAGGAGTTCTGGGATGGAATAACTATACTGGCTGGTTGTGTATCCAGAGGCCGAGATATCCTTGCCGCAAAGGTGCTTGGGGCGGATTTCGTTTATATGGGCACGCGCTTTATAGCTACTAAGGAAACCTTAGCATCTGAAGAATATCAGGAAATGCTTGTTCAATCTACGGTTACAGATATTATTTATACGGACGCAATTACTGGAGTAAAAGGTAATTACCTGGTTCCGAGTATACGGAATGCAGGACTTGATCCGGATAATCTTGAAGGCCAAAAAGTTTATAACGTTAAAAAGCGCACAACTGAAGCTAAGGCCTGGAAGAATATTTGGGGGGCAGGCCAAGGGGTCGGATCAATAAAAAGTATTGAGCCAATTTCTCATGTAGTAGAAGAATTAAAAAAGGAATATGAGCAAGCTTTATACTCTTTAACTGCAAAATCATAA
- a CDS encoding TRAP transporter large permease produces MSSELIGILGIVLMFLLMFLRVPIAISMVIPAFLGILYLKDWNTFTTVVESIVWGHTFNYSLSTLPMFVLMGELLFVAGISTDLFATFKVWLGRIRGGLGMATVGSSALFAAASGSSLANTATMGVIASKEMLDAGYNKTLTAGSIVAGGTLGVLIPPSTLFIIYGMMTEQSIGKLLIAGIIPGIVLMVLYFITIYIVVLIKPNYAPNFKMKISWKERFVSLKSTIWIVLLFVIVIGGMYLGIFSPTEAAGFGAFTTLLLALFRGKLTFKSFIGAMRGTLRTTGFLFAIIIMAFILNYFLIITKVPLLLSEFLNGLSLPNYMIFAIIIIMYLLLGAVMDALAMVVVTMPIVLPIIHMMGLDLIWFGVIIVLVIELAMISPPVGMNCFVLRGAASELTLEDIFKGAVVFMIPILLLIIILYLFPEIVMYLPNKMY; encoded by the coding sequence ATGTCATCTGAATTAATTGGTATACTAGGAATAGTTTTAATGTTTCTGTTAATGTTTTTAAGAGTTCCAATCGCTATATCAATGGTGATTCCAGCATTTTTAGGAATTCTCTATTTGAAGGATTGGAATACATTTACGACAGTCGTTGAAAGCATTGTTTGGGGTCATACCTTTAATTATAGTCTTAGTACGCTGCCTATGTTCGTTCTCATGGGTGAGTTATTATTTGTTGCAGGGATAAGTACAGATTTATTTGCGACATTTAAAGTGTGGCTAGGCCGTATTCGTGGAGGTTTAGGCATGGCGACCGTCGGCTCTTCTGCATTATTTGCTGCAGCATCCGGCTCAAGTCTTGCAAATACCGCGACGATGGGAGTCATAGCATCCAAAGAAATGTTAGATGCTGGTTATAATAAAACGCTTACTGCAGGTTCAATTGTTGCGGGGGGGACTTTAGGAGTCTTAATTCCACCAAGTACGTTATTCATCATTTACGGGATGATGACTGAGCAATCTATTGGTAAGTTGCTGATTGCAGGTATTATTCCTGGAATAGTATTAATGGTACTATATTTTATTACTATTTATATAGTTGTATTAATTAAGCCAAATTATGCTCCTAATTTCAAAATGAAAATATCTTGGAAAGAGCGATTTGTTTCATTGAAATCAACAATTTGGATTGTATTGTTATTTGTAATAGTGATAGGTGGAATGTATTTAGGGATTTTTAGCCCTACAGAAGCAGCAGGTTTCGGGGCTTTTACTACACTATTACTTGCATTATTTAGAGGAAAGCTTACATTCAAGTCATTTATTGGAGCGATGCGTGGCACATTAAGAACTACAGGGTTTTTATTTGCGATTATTATTATGGCATTTATTTTGAATTACTTTTTAATAATCACAAAGGTTCCACTTCTTTTATCAGAGTTCCTTAATGGGCTCTCTCTTCCTAACTACATGATCTTTGCGATTATTATCATAATGTATCTCTTACTTGGGGCGGTAATGGATGCACTTGCAATGGTTGTAGTTACAATGCCTATAGTCTTACCCATTATACATATGATGGGACTAGATTTGATATGGTTCGGGGTTATTATTGTTCTAGTTATCGAGTTGGCTATGATCTCACCGCCGGTTGGAATGAACTGTTTCGTATTAAGAGGAGCAGCATCAGAGTTAACTTTAGAGGATATTTTTAAAGGTGCAGTCGTATTTATGATTCCCATACTACTATTAATCATAATACTTTACTTGTTTCCTGAAATAGTTATGTATTTGCCAAACAAGATGTATTAA
- a CDS encoding TRAP transporter small permease: MLSKIIQNLTRIMEWIALIVMALLMFFITIAVISRMIFFPIIGDVEIVQLGMVILIMGSIAYTQRIDGHISIGLIVDKFSPKAQKVMDSISALLKVVITFIIGYIFIGIFLEHKNHIKVTTDLFDIPYYPFDLFISIAFIAWGLEALLKFFNSINDIFQLSHKGKEK; the protein is encoded by the coding sequence TTGTTATCAAAGATAATACAAAATTTAACCCGCATTATGGAATGGATTGCTTTAATAGTAATGGCATTGTTAATGTTCTTTATCACTATAGCGGTAATTAGCAGAATGATTTTCTTCCCAATAATCGGTGATGTAGAAATAGTTCAATTGGGAATGGTTATTCTTATAATGGGCAGTATTGCATACACCCAGCGTATAGATGGTCATATTTCTATAGGGTTGATTGTTGACAAATTTTCTCCCAAAGCACAAAAGGTAATGGACTCTATTTCTGCCCTGTTAAAAGTAGTAATTACTTTTATTATTGGATATATATTTATTGGCATTTTTCTTGAACATAAAAATCATATAAAAGTAACTACGGATCTATTTGATATACCATACTATCCATTTGATCTATTTATATCTATAGCCTTTATAGCTTGGGGGTTGGAAGCACTTTTGAAATTCTTCAACTCAATAAATGATATATTCCAATTAAGTCATAAAGGGAAAGAGAAGTGA
- a CDS encoding acyl-CoA dehydrogenase family protein yields MDFSLNEEQKMFQTSTRRFLTSKGDTSLARDYSEGNEQILEELWSGLVDLGYMGITIPEIYGGLELGSSTLVPILEEMGRSVIPGLYPETVAFAVPLLMKYGSETQKSRYLPEIAAGKRKFTLALYESDGRFSAKSIQLPAKMENNEYVLQGSKTLVPHADIAETIIVPVRTDGKNSMDGISLLLIDTCQVNLKFEKLSNIDQTRKLMKVMFEDVHISNEQLLGPENKGWEVLQFGFNNLNTALCSIMVGGMERIVEMSTEYAKTRVQFGQPIGRFQAVKHKIVDMKLKLENARSLSFYAAWALEEKSDDLVESISLARAFINESYIKSAENNIQVHGGMGYTWEFDCHLYLKRALSLENHLGSPTYHREVAISELGC; encoded by the coding sequence ATGGATTTTTCATTGAATGAAGAGCAAAAGATGTTTCAAACTTCAACACGACGATTTTTAACGTCTAAGGGTGATACATCATTAGCACGCGATTATTCAGAAGGAAATGAACAAATACTAGAGGAACTTTGGAGTGGCTTGGTGGATCTTGGTTATATGGGAATTACAATCCCCGAAATCTATGGAGGATTAGAATTAGGTTCCTCAACTCTCGTCCCCATCTTAGAGGAGATGGGACGTTCAGTAATACCGGGACTTTATCCTGAAACTGTAGCATTTGCAGTCCCTTTATTAATGAAGTATGGGTCTGAAACTCAGAAATCTAGATACTTACCAGAGATAGCCGCCGGTAAAAGAAAGTTTACACTTGCATTGTATGAATCAGATGGTAGATTTTCAGCTAAAAGTATTCAACTGCCAGCAAAGATGGAGAACAATGAATATGTTTTGCAAGGAAGTAAGACTCTTGTTCCTCATGCAGATATTGCAGAAACCATAATTGTCCCTGTACGTACAGATGGGAAAAACTCTATGGATGGTATCTCTTTATTATTGATAGATACTTGTCAAGTTAATTTGAAATTTGAAAAGCTAAGTAATATTGATCAGACAAGAAAATTGATGAAGGTTATGTTTGAAGATGTGCATATATCGAATGAGCAACTACTAGGGCCTGAAAATAAAGGTTGGGAAGTATTACAGTTCGGTTTTAATAATCTAAATACGGCATTATGTTCAATAATGGTTGGAGGAATGGAACGGATTGTTGAAATGTCCACAGAATATGCAAAAACACGAGTACAATTCGGACAGCCGATAGGAAGATTCCAGGCGGTAAAACACAAAATAGTTGACATGAAGTTAAAACTTGAAAATGCTCGTTCACTATCATTTTATGCTGCTTGGGCACTAGAAGAAAAATCTGATGACTTGGTAGAGTCTATTTCTCTCGCACGCGCATTTATAAATGAAAGTTATATTAAATCAGCTGAAAATAATATTCAAGTTCATGGCGGAATGGGTTATACATGGGAATTTGATTGCCACTTGTATCTTAAAAGAGCACTCTCTCTAGAAAATCACCTTGGTTCACCTACTTATCATCGTGAGGTAGCTATAAGTGAATTAGGCTGTTGA
- a CDS encoding acyl-CoA dehydrogenase family protein translates to MDFSYTVEEEAFRTELRSWLEENLPDGWLEGEFKIPNDESSRIAFLREWQSKLFEGGWSGISWPAEYGGKGATLLEEVIYEQEMARVKAPPIINLVGLAMVGPTLLQMGTEYQKQRYVNKILSNKEIWCQGYSEPNAGSDLAALQTRAVKKGDKWIINGQKVWTSFAQYSDYCFLLARTDTSDKKHYGITAFIVNMHQKGVEVKPIRSINDRPAFNELFFNDAVAYDIDIVGEVNNGWSVSLALLSHERVGVARKVFRIQKVMDELIEISKKEKEDGYPLISNPIVRNKLINFKIRAKAVLLTYYRNLTETIRAGKPGPTGSVDKLLSSELLKEMYGFALSMQGPLSTLWLEDIAMKQDWQDDYLQSLGSRIAGGSSEIQKNVIAERILGLPKDIKY, encoded by the coding sequence ATGGATTTCTCATATACGGTTGAAGAGGAAGCCTTTCGTACTGAACTTAGATCATGGTTGGAAGAAAACTTACCAGATGGATGGTTGGAAGGTGAGTTTAAAATTCCTAATGATGAAAGCAGCAGAATTGCATTTTTGAGAGAATGGCAAAGTAAACTATTTGAAGGAGGATGGTCAGGAATCTCTTGGCCTGCTGAATATGGCGGGAAAGGGGCTACTTTATTGGAAGAGGTAATTTATGAACAAGAAATGGCGCGGGTAAAAGCTCCGCCCATAATAAACCTAGTGGGCCTTGCGATGGTTGGCCCTACATTATTGCAAATGGGAACGGAGTACCAAAAACAAAGATACGTAAATAAGATTTTATCCAATAAAGAAATATGGTGCCAAGGGTATTCTGAGCCAAATGCTGGTTCGGATTTAGCAGCTCTTCAAACAAGGGCAGTTAAAAAAGGTGATAAATGGATTATCAATGGCCAAAAAGTGTGGACTAGTTTTGCTCAGTACTCAGACTACTGTTTTCTCCTTGCGAGAACAGACACTTCAGACAAAAAACATTATGGCATTACTGCCTTTATTGTAAATATGCATCAAAAAGGTGTAGAAGTTAAACCGATTCGCTCTATAAATGATCGCCCGGCTTTCAATGAACTTTTTTTTAATGATGCTGTTGCTTACGATATCGACATTGTTGGAGAAGTAAATAATGGTTGGTCCGTTTCTTTGGCGTTGCTAAGTCATGAGCGCGTTGGGGTAGCCAGAAAGGTATTTAGAATACAAAAAGTAATGGATGAGCTAATTGAAATATCAAAAAAAGAAAAAGAGGATGGATATCCATTAATATCAAATCCAATAGTTAGGAATAAATTAATTAATTTCAAAATTAGAGCAAAGGCTGTTTTGCTTACTTACTATAGGAATTTAACAGAAACTATTAGGGCAGGAAAGCCTGGTCCTACAGGCTCGGTTGATAAGTTACTGTCCAGTGAACTACTCAAAGAAATGTATGGGTTCGCATTGTCAATGCAAGGCCCGCTTAGCACTCTCTGGTTAGAAGATATTGCGATGAAGCAAGATTGGCAAGATGATTACCTTCAATCCCTTGGATCGAGGATAGCTGGCGGATCCTCTGAAATACAAAAAAACGTAATCGCAGAACGTATTCTGGGCCTGCCGAAAGATATAAAATATTGA
- the dctP gene encoding TRAP transporter substrate-binding protein DctP translates to MKITRKMYLGFMFVLLVGILYGCTENGNAAKGDEDSKKVFELELNNWASSTHHLAYNVYEPWKKIVEEKTEGRVKVNISHGAALGAATTVYQDVKGGLYDVGMVVTTYSNDTELFPYTIGNLPFAFEGSKEAAKVLEKFGEKYVNKEVKDFVIMGGPTATDPYSLFSAKPINSYKDLEKMKIRVSSKNEVDFIKELGAVPVNLPVAETYEALQKHTVDSALYTFIGSVGMKFFEPGPHILVLNSSVTPTVQVMNKDFFDSLPEDLQKLFEEELNPKLSELVKHTYETEYEAAYESLEKDVSKRGEITIPSEKDMKKYKEAGKVAWDAWIEEANKKGYPGEEMVKDFTSMLEEEGYPVPY, encoded by the coding sequence ATGAAGATTACAAGAAAAATGTATTTAGGCTTTATGTTTGTTCTACTGGTCGGAATTTTATATGGTTGCACGGAAAATGGAAACGCTGCCAAAGGGGATGAAGATTCAAAAAAAGTTTTTGAACTAGAGCTTAATAACTGGGCTTCATCTACACATCACCTAGCTTATAATGTCTATGAACCTTGGAAGAAAATAGTTGAAGAAAAAACAGAAGGTCGAGTAAAGGTTAATATTAGTCATGGTGCAGCATTGGGAGCGGCGACTACAGTATATCAAGATGTTAAAGGCGGCCTTTATGACGTTGGAATGGTTGTAACTACTTACTCCAATGATACCGAGCTTTTTCCGTATACAATTGGGAATTTACCTTTTGCTTTTGAAGGATCAAAAGAAGCCGCTAAAGTGTTGGAAAAGTTTGGTGAGAAGTATGTAAATAAAGAAGTAAAGGATTTCGTTATAATGGGTGGTCCTACAGCGACAGATCCATATTCATTGTTTTCGGCTAAGCCAATTAATTCCTATAAAGATTTAGAAAAAATGAAAATACGTGTTAGTAGTAAAAATGAAGTAGATTTTATAAAGGAATTAGGGGCGGTTCCCGTTAACTTACCTGTAGCAGAAACCTATGAAGCACTTCAGAAACATACAGTTGATAGTGCATTGTATACTTTTATCGGGTCTGTTGGTATGAAGTTCTTTGAGCCAGGACCGCATATCTTAGTTCTTAATTCTTCGGTAACTCCAACAGTTCAAGTTATGAATAAAGATTTTTTTGACAGTCTCCCCGAGGATTTGCAAAAATTATTTGAAGAGGAGTTAAATCCGAAGCTTAGTGAGTTAGTTAAACATACTTACGAGACGGAGTACGAAGCAGCATACGAATCATTAGAAAAAGACGTTTCAAAGCGTGGTGAAATTACTATTCCTTCAGAAAAAGATATGAAAAAATATAAAGAGGCAGGAAAAGTTGCATGGGATGCTTGGATAGAAGAGGCGAATAAAAAGGGTTATCCCGGTGAAGAAATGGTAAAAGATTTTACTAGTATGTTAGAAGAAGAAGGGTATCCGGTTCCATATTAA